Below is a genomic region from Salvelinus fontinalis isolate EN_2023a chromosome 2, ASM2944872v1, whole genome shotgun sequence.
tctctgtctgtacacCGTTTCTAGACCACCTCCTAGTGGTGATAGAcagccatgtctgtgtctgtacaccgtTTCAACACCACCTCCTAGTGGTGAtagacaaccatgtctctgtctgtacacCGTTTCTAGACCACCTCCTAGTGGTGAtagacaaccatgtctctgtctgtacacCGTTTCTAGAGCACCTCCTAGTGGTGAtagacaaccatgtctctgtctgtacacCGTTTCTAGAGCACCTCCTAGTGGTGAtagacaaccatgtctctgtctgtacacCGTTTCTAGACCACCTCCTAGTGGTGAtagacaaccatgtctctgtctgtacacCGTTTCTAGAGCACCTCCTAGTGGTGAtagacaaccatgtctctgtctgtacacCGTTTCTAGAGCACCTCCTAGTGGTGAtagacaaccatgtctctgtctgtacacCGTTTCAAGACCACCTCCTAGTGGTGAtagacaaccatgtctctgtctgtacacCGTTTCTAGAGCACCTCCTAGTGGTGAtagacaaccatgtctctgtctgtacacCGTTTCAAGACCACCTCCTAGTGGTGAtagacaaccatgtctctgtctgtacacCGTTTCTAGACCACCTCCTAGTGGTGAtagacaaccatgtctctgtctgtacacCGTTTCAACACCACCTCCTAGTGGTGAtagacaaccatgtctctgtctgtacacCGTTTCAAGACCACCTCCTAGTGGTGAtagacaaccatgtctctgtctgtacacCGTTTCAAGAGCACCTCCTAGTGGTGATAGacaaccatgtctgtgtctgtacaccgtTTCAAGACCACCTCCTAGTGGTGAtagacaaccatgtctctgtctgtacacCGTTTCAAGAGCACCTCCTAGTGGTGAtagacaaccatgtctctgtctgtacacCGTTTCTAGACCACCTCCTAGTGGTGAtagacaaccatgtctctgtctgtacacCGTTTCAAGACCACCTCCTAGTGGTGAtagacaaccatgtctctgtctgtacacCGTTTCTAGAGCACCTCCTAGTGGTGAtagacaaccatgtctctgtctgtacacCGTTTCAAGACCACCTCCTAGTGGTGAtagacaaccatgtctctgtctgtacacCGTTTCAAGAGCACCTCCTAGGGGTGAtagacaaccatgtctctgtctgtacacCGTTTCTAGAGCATCTATCGATGATAGATGGGCAAAGACACTGTATTTATTTGAGCTCTGAGGTTTTATAAATCAAACTGTTGTCAAAACTTGTCATCATTGGTTAAAGCATTTCAGACAGAAAACCTTATAAAAAACAACAGATTATTATGCTCATCTAATCAAAAATAATAAAATGGTTTTAAAATGTGATTGCTCTGTGTGAGTTGTGCAAGCGATAGATAGAGAGATTTGAAATGTATATATTCCTTTGGaacttgtgtgtgagagagagagagagcacacaagCTGTGCGTAAAAGTAGCCGCCGGCCACCATACGTGCATGTAAAAGTGAAGTGCAGTGTAACAGATTAACAACACATTTGATTGGTTTAAAACCCGCATGCCCAATACTCTAAAAACTAACAGGGGTCATTGagatttgtggagttgttgaagcGCGCTATAAATCTGAGCGCCTCACGGGACAATCCTCTAGATTAGCGGTTGACGCACAGGATGGATTTGGTAGATAGCAACCTGATACTGTACGGTACCGTACTGGTCGGTATACAGGGACGGGATGATCTACAATGGACGAATGAAATGCTTTAAATGTAACGTATCGATGGATTTCGCTACTCTTCCATTATCAAATgatttgttgttattgttgttattaggATAGAATGTGTGTAGTCCTAACGGTTAAATAGACTAGATGAGCTATGACTGGAGAGCTAAATACGGACCATTCCTGTTTGGATTCCAAAAGGAAGAGACCCAACGGAATGGTGGCAGATTTGGTGCGTTACAACACTGTCTTGTGGGACGTTTGTGATGGAGCCGTTTTACTTTCTCACTAAAACAAGCAGATGTAAGAATGCGTAACAGTACTTTAATGGTTGGAAGTAATGTCTAAACATTTTGGCTAAATATTAATGTATTTTCGGGTTCTGCTTGCTCACTAACATCAGATAACAATCTCAGGTATGCAAGCGTAGACTACATTTAGCTGGCATGCCAAGTGTGTGAATAGGAGGAACTTTAAAATATCTATCCCGCCATTGTGCCCTTGGGTAGGGCGCTTAACCTATGACCTGCTCCATAGCCGCTGTACGGCCACTGACCGACCCGTGCCTCTCTCAACGTGTGTTTCTACACCGAGgaggatttggaaaggcagaaGACAACTTTCCTTTTGAAGTTTCACCCAACAATGGACGACACGATtatattctactctgttctgttgtcGTAGAACACCGCAGTTCAAAATGAACGTGTTGAAAATGAGGAAAACCGTATTAAAAGAAGCGGTTAAACGCTTTCCGTGGCTAGCCAACGTTACTCTGTATGGCTGCCTGTTTGCCGGCGGCGACTTCGTTCATCAGATGATCGCACAAAGAGAAGAGATGGACTGGAAACACACCAGAAATGTTGCCATAGTGGCCATCAGTTTCCATGGAAACTTTAATTATTTCTGGTTGCGGGCTTTGGAAAGCTGTTTCCCGGGAAAATCTCCCGGAATGCTCTTCCGCAAACTACTCCTGGACCAAAGTTTTGCATCACCCTTGGCAACGAGTGTCTTCTACACAGGTAACGTGCATTTTACTGTGGAAAGTTTAATTGAAGTGTATCTATTGCAGCCTACAACAATATTCGAAATTTCTAATGTGGCCTACATAGAATAACCATATATATAGAAACAGACCAATGCGTCATGTCCATTGGGTAATAGGCCTAGGCTAGGCTACTCTCCTCTAGCCTAACCTTGGATGTGTGTATTTGTAAATGTTGAATGTCGATGAACTGAATGCAGTGTTCTGACGTGTACTCGTTCAAAAGGTCATGTGCAAAATGCACGAGGTTTGAGTGATGCGTGAAATGGGCACAAGTGTGACCTACAGTTTGTACTCTCTCGTCTTCTTCTGCAGGAGTGAGTTTCTTGGAGAATAAAGACGATGTCTTCGAGGACTGGAGAGAAAAGTTCCTCAACACGTACAAGGTAAGATGAAATCAGAACGAACCGGAACCGACCGAGAGGCCGGCCCACGCATACAGGCAGAGAAGGAAAGTCACCTTCCGCCTGCCTGGTGTGAGCTCACCCCCTATTAACCCAGATTATGGCACCGCTTTTGCGCAGCAATGGGCAGGCGGCCAGGGATACTGCAATGCATGACTATTACTGCCAGTGGAAAACATATAACGAGCACAACTCTTCCAGGCCCAACAACCGTTGTAAAATAATACTGAGTTCTGGGTAGAACATATTCCCCCTATTGAAATCAGATAAAGGGCAGTGTAGAAAGTTAGAGGAGTCCTGCTGGAAGAAGTCCCATTGATCTGAGTGGTTTGAATACAGCTCTGGTCATATAGAGAGGAGTGCTGCTGGAAGAAGTCCCATTGATCTGAGTGGTTTGAATACAGCTCTGGTCATATAGAGAGGAGTGCTGCTGGAAGAAGTCCCATTGATCTGAGTGGTAGGAATACAGCTCTGGACATATAGAGAGGGGTGTTGCTGGAAGAAGTCCCATTGATCTGAGTGGTAGGAATACAGCTCTGGACATATAGAGAGGGGTGTTGCTGGAAGAAGTCCCATTGATCTGAGTGGTAGGAATACAGCTCTGGTCATATAGAGAGGGGTGCTGCTGGAAGAAGTCCCATTGATCTGAGTGGTAGGAATACAGCTCTGGTCATATAGAGAGAGCGGTGCTACTGGAAGAAGTCCCATTGATCTGAGTGGTAGGAATACAGCTCTGGACATATAGAGAGGGGTGTTGCTGGATGAAGTCCCATTGATCTGAGTGGTAGGAATACAGCTCTGGACATATAGAGAGGGGTGTTGCTGGATGAAGTCCCATTGATCTGAGTGGTAGGAATACAGCTCTGGACATATAGAGAGGAGTGCTGCTGGAAGAAGTCTCTGATTGTTATATAAGTggcaaatcaagctttatttaaagTGCTTTATCACAGTCTCGCAATCCACTTTATAAAGGAAATACAAACAGAGAGATAAACTCAGCAGacatagatacagacagacagacagacgggtgaacagacaggaagacagacagacagacagacgggtgaacagacaggaagacacaaatgagaggcagacagacagacgggtgaacagacaggaagacataaatgagaggcagacagacagacagacgggtgaACAGACAGGAAGACATAAATGAGAGGCAGACAGACCAGACCTGCTTGTCAGTTTGATGTGAAGGATCTGTTCTAGAACGGAGCTAATGGAATACTGTATTTGACTTGGTTTGATTATTAACATGTATCTTGTCTCTTTGAATTTCAGACTGGACTCATGTACTGGCCTTTCATGCAGGTAAATGATAAGGATGCTATTGATAGACAGTGTATCACTGTCCTGTAAATATCCCAGTGTATTGATGATAAACTATATTGTGTTAAGACATAACATCATGCTCTGAAATGTCCCCACCAACTAATACACACGCAGCGGAATTTACTATAAACATCCGGTTGAGCCTGTGCTGTGTCAATACAgtaatgtcacacacacacacacacacacacacacacacacacacacacacacagctatcctTCTCCGTTCTATTTCAGTATGATGgtttatttactgttagagaaaaCCACCGTCCTCTGTGGAAGTGATGATCTGATGTCATAACAGGGTGCTGGAATTctttatgtttgtgcttttctaataactaatgtctgtgttctattcatgtgttGTTCCAATAACTAat
It encodes:
- the LOC129832745 gene encoding mpv17-like protein, with product MNVLKMRKTVLKEAVKRFPWLANVTLYGCLFAGGDFVHQMIAQREEMDWKHTRNVAIVAISFHGNFNYFWLRALESCFPGKSPGMLFRKLLLDQSFASPLATSVFYTGVSFLENKDDVFEDWREKFLNTYKTGLMYWPFMQFLNFLLMPLYLRTVFMGCCAFLWATFLCFSRQSGDGTASVALAFVLYPKQRLQAAREAHLARRKQKEEEEQQQSTDN